From one Aquicella lusitana genomic stretch:
- a CDS encoding oxidative damage protection protein, translating to MTHKVHCAKLNKEAEGLMHPPLPGAMGQKIYEQISSEAWQMWLNHQTMLINEYRLSMIDPKARTFLMQEMEKFLFGSGSEKPAGFIPKE from the coding sequence ATGACACATAAAGTTCACTGCGCCAAGTTGAATAAAGAAGCAGAAGGGTTAATGCATCCGCCTTTACCCGGCGCGATGGGTCAAAAAATTTATGAGCAAATTTCGAGTGAAGCCTGGCAGATGTGGTTGAATCATCAGACCATGCTGATCAATGAATACCGTTTGAGCATGATCGATCCCAAGGCCCGCACCTTTCTGATGCAGGAAATGGAAAAATTTTTATTTGGCTCTGGCAGTGAAAAGCCCGCTGGTTTTATTCCTAAAGAATAA
- a CDS encoding neutral/alkaline ceramidase — protein MTVLRYRSKRCLLSIALTLTFFSSTAFAVNKCEDNNTFNVGAGIYDVTGPAAEEGMMGYGMIQQKTAGILQRLWARAFVIESPCNSKRVVFVNADLGQVFQGIKEHVVMKLREKYGDRYSDSNVLITATHTHSGPGGFSTYAFYNLTTLGFSRENFDAIVNGIVTAIERAQNNMAKAHIRIAKGSLPGISYNRSPQSYLLNPQQERARYQGDTDTEMTLIRFDGVDGKSIGTINWFPIHGVSMNNKNHLISSDNKGYAEYLFEKDFGSDKSPGTFVAAFAQANAGDVSPNPYGHEGGEGLQGLLAIEKAGKPQYEKAKQLFHAAGEQITGDVDYRHTFVAMDKVSIVPQYTNGKPQTTCTAAIGVSMLAGTQDGEGVGKQGISCENIGNVIPGLACELTTTACQGVKPIAVQTGAMKPYPWTPNVLPLQMIKIGNLVIVAAPFELTTMTGRRIRETVAQQLPVGHHVVLSALSNAYAGYVATYEEYQLQRYEGASTHFGPWTQAALQQEFAKLTRALVAHVPVDAGPQPLDLLDSQTNLQTGVVFDDKPVSKSFGDVSGDVKSIYHPGDTVQAIFWGGHPKNNYHTQDTFLAIERYENGQWKTIKKDDDWDTEYHWERSGIANSLITIVWRIPKETPKGVYRIAHYGDWKSGWSGKVYPYIGHSSAFTVS, from the coding sequence ATGACTGTTCTGCGTTATCGTTCTAAACGATGTTTGCTCTCAATTGCATTGACACTCACTTTTTTCTCTTCCACCGCTTTTGCAGTAAACAAGTGCGAAGATAATAATACTTTTAATGTCGGCGCCGGCATTTATGATGTGACAGGACCTGCTGCTGAAGAAGGCATGATGGGTTATGGCATGATACAGCAGAAAACGGCGGGTATTCTTCAACGTTTATGGGCACGTGCATTTGTGATTGAATCACCCTGCAACAGCAAGCGCGTAGTATTTGTGAATGCGGATCTAGGTCAGGTTTTTCAGGGCATCAAAGAACATGTGGTCATGAAGCTCAGGGAAAAATATGGTGACCGCTATAGCGACAGCAACGTACTGATAACAGCTACCCATACGCATAGCGGGCCCGGCGGTTTTTCTACCTATGCTTTTTATAACCTTACCACCTTGGGTTTTAGCCGCGAAAATTTTGACGCTATTGTGAACGGCATCGTAACGGCTATCGAACGCGCGCAAAATAACATGGCTAAGGCGCATATCCGGATAGCGAAAGGGTCCTTGCCCGGTATCAGTTATAACCGTTCACCGCAATCTTATCTGCTTAATCCGCAACAGGAACGTGCGCGCTATCAGGGTGATACGGACACTGAAATGACATTGATTCGATTCGATGGTGTGGACGGGAAATCCATCGGTACTATTAATTGGTTTCCCATTCATGGCGTTTCCATGAATAACAAAAATCATTTAATTAGCAGTGATAATAAAGGCTATGCCGAATATCTTTTTGAAAAAGATTTTGGTTCAGACAAAAGTCCAGGGACTTTTGTGGCGGCATTTGCACAAGCGAACGCAGGCGATGTTTCACCCAATCCGTACGGGCATGAAGGAGGCGAAGGCTTGCAGGGGTTGTTGGCAATAGAAAAAGCAGGCAAGCCGCAATATGAAAAAGCAAAGCAATTGTTCCATGCGGCAGGGGAGCAGATAACGGGGGATGTCGATTATCGGCATACTTTTGTGGCCATGGACAAGGTAAGCATCGTTCCGCAATATACAAACGGCAAACCGCAGACGACCTGTACGGCAGCTATTGGTGTTTCCATGCTGGCTGGCACACAGGATGGAGAAGGTGTTGGCAAGCAGGGCATTAGTTGCGAAAACATTGGTAATGTCATTCCTGGCCTGGCGTGCGAACTGACCACCACCGCGTGTCAGGGTGTGAAACCGATTGCTGTTCAGACAGGCGCGATGAAGCCTTATCCATGGACACCCAACGTGCTTCCCCTGCAAATGATTAAAATTGGTAATCTGGTCATTGTGGCGGCGCCATTTGAATTAACAACCATGACAGGTCGCCGCATTCGCGAAACCGTTGCGCAGCAGCTGCCTGTGGGCCACCATGTTGTGCTTTCTGCTCTGTCAAATGCTTATGCGGGTTATGTTGCCACTTACGAAGAATACCAGTTGCAGCGTTACGAAGGAGCATCAACACATTTTGGTCCGTGGACACAGGCAGCCTTGCAACAGGAATTCGCGAAATTAACCAGGGCACTGGTTGCTCATGTTCCTGTTGACGCAGGGCCGCAGCCGCTTGATCTGCTGGATTCACAAACGAATCTGCAAACGGGCGTCGTGTTTGATGACAAACCAGTATCCAAATCATTCGGTGATGTTTCCGGGGATGTGAAATCCATTTATCATCCTGGAGATACTGTTCAGGCAATTTTTTGGGGTGGTCATCCAAAAAATAATTATCATACGCAGGATACTTTTCTGGCAATAGAGAGGTATGAGAATGGCCAATGGAAAACAATCAAAAAAGATGATGACTGGGATACCGAATACCATTGGGAACGTAGCGGCATTGCCAATTCTCTGATTACGATTGTCTGGCGTATTCCAAAAGAGACACCAAAAGGCGTATATCGAATCGCGCATTACGGCGACTGGAAATCAGGCTGGAGTGGAAAAGTTTATCCGTATATTGGACATTCGTCCGCTTTTACGGTGAGTTAA
- a CDS encoding glycoside hydrolase family 18 protein gives MKKLHKLLLSALTWTIVTSAGAAPFSPGSKPIVAQFFGIWTERGQVWEQKFRTDTPFDKLNRLYIAFGKIIKTPEGHFSIAFDGQVEHVQDIIARMKSVNPDAELFLAVGGDGDKNSYGGAANDPQFAENVRQFLGRYGFNGFDIDWEMRLNKQDLNNLVKQLYPTLHSYGYRLTLDVWPYVSFAYDMSVLKDNLDQINIMSYGTGLHLASITAQYEKAGFPRSKIIGGIETERGYNQFGGVTDTLGPNGTIAEKSRFALTEGLAGMMEWRLDNDYTTTANPNYPTYQGAQALWQYMTNLAD, from the coding sequence ATGAAGAAATTACACAAATTATTGCTCTCTGCGCTTACATGGACGATCGTTACGTCCGCAGGGGCAGCTCCCTTCTCACCAGGATCAAAGCCCATTGTCGCCCAGTTTTTTGGGATATGGACTGAGCGCGGCCAGGTATGGGAGCAGAAATTCCGGACAGATACGCCATTCGATAAACTCAACAGGCTTTATATTGCATTCGGTAAAATCATTAAGACACCTGAAGGTCATTTTTCCATTGCATTTGATGGGCAAGTAGAACATGTTCAGGACATCATTGCGCGCATGAAAAGTGTTAACCCAGACGCGGAATTATTTCTTGCGGTTGGGGGCGACGGTGATAAAAATTCCTATGGTGGCGCGGCAAATGATCCGCAGTTCGCAGAGAATGTGCGGCAGTTTTTAGGCCGATATGGTTTTAATGGTTTTGATATTGACTGGGAAATGCGTTTGAATAAACAGGATCTGAACAATCTTGTGAAGCAACTTTACCCCACCTTGCATAGCTATGGTTATCGGTTAACGCTGGATGTCTGGCCTTATGTTTCTTTTGCCTATGATATGTCAGTTTTAAAAGATAATTTGGATCAAATTAATATCATGTCTTATGGCACAGGGCTTCATCTGGCAAGCATTACGGCTCAATATGAAAAAGCTGGATTTCCGCGCAGCAAAATTATTGGCGGCATTGAGACGGAGCGTGGCTATAATCAGTTTGGCGGCGTTACGGATACATTGGGGCCTAATGGGACAATCGCAGAGAAATCGCGATTTGCATTAACCGAGGGGTTGGCTGGCATGATGGAATGGCGTCTCGATAATGATTACACCACAACGGCAAATCCGAATTATCCAACTTATCAGGGTGCGCAAGCGCTCTGGCAATACATGACAAATCTAGCAGACTAA
- a CDS encoding protein kinase, whose product MFRKDRKKSNTIQAIDTHNKTKTGQLTKLRDVPKQQADNPRGSAVFLPVPSRNVRVMNVIGKGNFGEVRSGIIVGVEDEDLGSSVAMKYSTKPNENYDEKEVLTSVSIKKRNEDFLRKSSSSYAVSDAKKEIVIPTPIKIIDEEANKKTYTLACPLAEHGDLKDFLYHLGHDQSKIKDKRIVEAFRADPAGVLLVFCAKMRQALSAFHKYEFIHADVATRNFLVFSFKNEDFKWDENGKIIGLKLDSKNGFIRISDLGLAQDLRNSLQGLDSKIVVNSDLAIRWLDDDAIKKHELSIMSDMYAFRCTIVTMLGLIMGVPGEASLLTISGDITERLNDFLPKRVRLDNRATLRQFVHNIEAICIKTKTDLLERDALSQDDIDRIKLAHACLVFINAFRSYLVSVPGLGSPDYKPTEAMVDDGLRFYEAAINLITKHEKKDQYAIDDTSLKAKCVRDSKKEIDTPSMGPLEEESKYVLIRDGDVPKTQTLGTDFDSTYPAKKSASEYLKSDRFTVCRKVKDASESEDNEYLTLAPLNLFPPCRNKAAPESKERTERSFPFNIISKR is encoded by the coding sequence ATGTTCCGCAAAGATCGTAAAAAATCCAACACAATACAGGCTATTGATACGCATAATAAAACCAAAACGGGGCAACTTACAAAATTAAGGGATGTGCCTAAGCAACAGGCGGACAACCCCAGGGGTTCCGCTGTGTTTTTACCTGTCCCTAGTCGCAATGTCAGAGTGATGAATGTAATCGGCAAAGGCAATTTCGGCGAAGTGCGAAGCGGAATAATTGTAGGAGTGGAGGATGAAGATCTTGGGTCTTCCGTTGCGATGAAATACAGTACCAAGCCAAATGAAAATTACGATGAAAAGGAAGTGCTTACCAGCGTCAGCATCAAAAAAAGAAATGAAGATTTTCTTCGCAAGAGCAGTAGCAGTTATGCGGTGAGTGATGCAAAAAAAGAAATTGTCATTCCCACTCCCATTAAAATCATTGATGAGGAGGCTAACAAAAAAACCTATACACTTGCGTGCCCTTTAGCGGAACATGGGGACTTAAAAGATTTTCTCTATCACCTCGGCCATGACCAATCCAAAATAAAAGATAAACGCATTGTTGAAGCATTCCGGGCAGATCCAGCAGGTGTGCTGCTGGTATTTTGCGCCAAGATGAGACAGGCATTGAGTGCGTTTCATAAATACGAATTTATCCATGCCGATGTCGCGACGAGAAACTTTCTTGTATTTTCATTCAAGAATGAAGATTTTAAATGGGATGAAAACGGAAAAATCATTGGATTAAAACTGGATTCAAAAAATGGCTTTATCAGAATCAGCGATTTGGGGTTGGCTCAGGATCTTCGCAATAGCCTGCAGGGACTTGATAGCAAGATTGTAGTGAATTCTGACTTGGCCATTAGATGGTTGGATGATGATGCAATAAAAAAACATGAATTATCCATCATGTCAGATATGTATGCATTTAGATGTACTATTGTTACTATGCTGGGACTGATAATGGGCGTGCCCGGAGAAGCAAGCCTCTTAACTATTTCAGGCGACATAACAGAACGACTGAATGATTTTTTACCCAAGCGGGTTCGGCTTGATAATAGAGCGACGTTGCGCCAGTTCGTACACAATATAGAAGCGATTTGCATCAAGACAAAAACCGATTTACTGGAAAGGGATGCATTGTCTCAGGACGATATCGATAGAATCAAATTGGCGCATGCGTGCCTGGTATTTATTAATGCCTTTCGTTCCTATCTTGTTTCTGTTCCAGGTCTTGGTTCGCCTGATTATAAACCAACGGAGGCCATGGTCGATGATGGCTTGCGCTTTTATGAAGCCGCAATAAATCTAATTACAAAGCACGAGAAAAAGGATCAATACGCCATTGATGATACCTCTTTAAAAGCAAAGTGTGTGCGTGATAGTAAAAAAGAAATCGATACACCATCCATGGGTCCGTTGGAAGAAGAATCTAAGTATGTACTAATACGCGATGGTGATGTGCCGAAAACACAGACTTTAGGTACTGATTTTGACTCGACATATCCTGCTAAAAAAAGCGCGAGCGAATATTTGAAATCTGACCGGTTTACGGTGTGCAGAAAAGTCAAGGATGCATCTGAATCGGAAGACAACGAATATTTGACACTTGCACCATTGAATCTTTTCCCGCCCTGTCGGAATAAGGCGGCGCCGGAATCAAAAGAACGTACGGAACGCAGTTTTCCTTTCAATATAATTTCAAAAAGGTAA
- the dsbD gene encoding protein-disulfide reductase DsbD, which yields MKFRLFFMITAILFCASAYAEPAAVINQNHLLLTLTGFFGVGILLAFTPCVLPMVPILSAILIGQEKISTLRALKLSSIYVLSMALTYAVAGMLAGYMGSTVQTAMQTPWIILSFSLVFVIMALSMFDLFSVAMPRALQNYVQGVSQRQKGGSGLSVAGMGVLSTLIASPCITPPLISVLTYIGQTGKSLQGGLILFVLALGMGMPLILFGVSQGALLPKAGAWMNTIKHAFGLMMLGLAVWIASRILPGAVTLFLWASLVIFGAVLFGALDFHSEKRLPLLRGLSVVALIYGVVMMVGAASGHDNVLQPLYPLTNANAKNKLVTADKLFSTVTTLSEVNQRLRFAKTEQKPVLMEFYASWCPSCKALDRNVFSDEQVQQRMRGFETIRVDITDQSMDAMKLIKHFNVYGTPTLIFYDKQGREIKTDLFAEGITTQSLLQILENVERAS from the coding sequence ATGAAATTTCGACTATTTTTTATGATAACTGCAATCCTCTTTTGCGCTTCTGCTTATGCAGAACCTGCGGCAGTGATTAATCAAAATCATCTTTTACTTACCCTGACGGGTTTTTTTGGCGTGGGAATTCTGCTCGCTTTTACGCCTTGTGTCCTTCCAATGGTACCTATCCTGTCTGCTATTTTAATCGGACAAGAAAAAATCAGCACGCTGCGTGCACTAAAACTGTCCTCCATCTATGTGCTGTCAATGGCGTTGACCTATGCTGTCGCTGGCATGCTGGCGGGTTACATGGGGAGCACAGTGCAAACAGCGATGCAAACACCTTGGATTATTCTTAGTTTTAGTTTGGTGTTTGTGATAATGGCATTATCCATGTTTGATTTATTTAGCGTTGCCATGCCGCGTGCTTTGCAAAACTATGTTCAAGGTGTCAGTCAGCGCCAGAAGGGCGGTTCCGGATTAAGTGTGGCAGGCATGGGTGTGTTGTCAACTCTGATCGCGTCGCCGTGCATCACGCCACCGTTGATTTCCGTGCTAACTTACATTGGGCAAACGGGAAAGAGTTTGCAGGGCGGACTTATTCTCTTTGTGCTGGCATTAGGCATGGGCATGCCGCTTATTCTTTTCGGTGTCAGCCAGGGTGCATTATTGCCAAAGGCTGGTGCATGGATGAATACGATCAAACACGCGTTTGGATTGATGATGCTAGGCCTTGCCGTCTGGATTGCTTCCCGTATATTACCTGGCGCAGTCACGCTGTTTTTGTGGGCATCATTGGTGATTTTTGGTGCGGTTCTATTTGGCGCATTGGATTTTCATTCTGAAAAGCGGTTGCCATTACTGCGCGGATTAAGCGTGGTTGCCTTGATTTATGGCGTTGTCATGATGGTGGGCGCAGCAAGCGGACATGATAATGTGCTGCAACCGTTGTATCCCTTAACGAATGCGAATGCCAAAAATAAGCTGGTGACGGCGGATAAATTATTTTCAACCGTAACGACATTATCTGAAGTCAATCAGCGTTTGCGATTCGCCAAGACGGAACAAAAGCCTGTATTAATGGAGTTTTACGCTTCCTGGTGCCCATCCTGTAAGGCGCTTGATCGGAACGTGTTTTCTGATGAGCAAGTGCAACAACGCATGAGGGGTTTTGAAACCATTCGTGTTGATATAACTGATCAAAGCATGGATGCAATGAAGTTGATAAAACATTTTAACGTTTATGGTACGCCAACGCTGATTTTTTATGACAAGCAGGGGCGGGAAATAAAAACCGATCTGTTTGCAGAAGGGATAACGACACAATCCTTGCTTCAGATCCTCGAAAATGTAGAGCGTGCGAGTTAA
- a CDS encoding nucleoside hydrolase — protein MKIIYDNDASSDDVTALIYLASHPDVTLEAVTIAGTGEAHGPDGARNIADLCYMLGKPNIPIAYGNEKPCDASGKPFPDVLRNLMDNLFKDKDVPKHPNPPINDSAVELIKTVLESSSEKVTILATGPLTNIAQFIEQYPYLKDNIEKIVIMGGAVNVHGNIKALDPTSDNIVAEWNIYADPKAADIVFSSKIPVTLVPLDATNQVPMTKAFYDSLSHQLHAGLKLIYQLLKVIVDNYGMELFLKEFYLWDPLAAMICVDPQLAITKTMAIAMDLKNAQTKPVAENSHGASLIQVAVEIPQAHLILGQLISEIKSNLIHAQSKTTPTNLFQIPPEVKMDSFQQAHSFEKRLS, from the coding sequence ATGAAAATCATTTATGATAACGACGCATCATCCGATGACGTAACCGCGTTAATTTATCTTGCCAGTCATCCGGATGTCACACTTGAGGCGGTTACTATCGCTGGCACCGGTGAAGCGCATGGGCCTGATGGCGCAAGGAATATCGCCGATCTCTGTTATATGCTTGGCAAACCCAATATTCCCATTGCCTATGGCAATGAGAAACCCTGCGACGCTTCAGGAAAACCTTTTCCAGATGTTTTGCGCAATCTAATGGACAATCTTTTTAAAGACAAAGATGTCCCCAAACATCCTAACCCGCCTATTAATGATTCCGCTGTTGAACTAATCAAAACTGTGCTCGAATCTAGCAGTGAAAAAGTCACTATTTTGGCGACGGGCCCTTTAACCAATATTGCTCAATTCATCGAACAATATCCATATCTAAAAGACAACATAGAAAAAATTGTGATCATGGGCGGCGCTGTCAATGTCCATGGCAATATAAAAGCGCTCGACCCCACATCAGACAATATTGTGGCCGAATGGAACATCTATGCCGATCCCAAAGCGGCAGATATCGTCTTCTCCTCCAAAATACCGGTTACCCTCGTGCCTCTCGATGCTACAAACCAGGTGCCAATGACAAAAGCGTTTTATGATTCCTTGAGCCATCAACTTCACGCTGGGTTAAAACTTATTTACCAGTTGCTCAAAGTGATAGTAGATAATTATGGGATGGAATTATTTCTTAAGGAATTTTATCTTTGGGATCCCTTGGCAGCCATGATTTGTGTTGACCCGCAGCTCGCCATCACGAAAACCATGGCAATCGCTATGGATCTTAAAAACGCCCAGACGAAACCCGTGGCTGAAAACAGCCATGGAGCCTCCCTGATTCAGGTTGCGGTTGAGATACCTCAAGCGCATTTGATACTGGGACAACTCATTAGCGAGATTAAATCCAATCTTATCCATGCACAAAGCAAGACAACGCCAACTAATCTTTTTCAAATACCGCCGGAAGTCAAAATGGATTCCTTTCAACAGGCTCATTCTTTTGAAAAAAGATTATCTTAA
- a CDS encoding protein kinase domain-containing protein, with amino-acid sequence MLRNGDQKTVKRKNEDEKSSQTVNIVKKQKSAANHSFFTPTTSALNTTGELQKTENVDAKSNLETVETSYNPRLIGEALVESTKQMVDLMMMLNANAFSYIPKATLQASFDIIKAGEAYYAVEHGAIHSKTVGENKSSLLNTYLIQNIDTGQYFILKAYTINDDDQLLVKIQDEIKLLIKAKQFVAQVDDRSFNKTFYIIKTYAPGLSLKDAMDQGVAKLNFNEKVEVAKKVIETLMTLHRDSKIIHCDLKLENIVLNLETMEVQIIDFDVSLHMDENEQASTKEIRGTFKHLAPEIIAQSKDGTYVYNKKTDTFALGVVLAEWLELEDYLSDDFEQNELLLTQTASNLFTSKLLPPQQETALKAVRGLMDPNDSTRLDLASAFELLSDKKLKTVATFS; translated from the coding sequence ATGCTTAGAAATGGCGACCAAAAAACAGTTAAAAGAAAAAACGAAGACGAAAAATCATCGCAAACTGTAAATATCGTAAAAAAACAAAAATCAGCCGCGAATCATAGTTTTTTCACACCGACTACAAGTGCGCTCAACACAACTGGCGAGCTGCAAAAAACCGAGAACGTCGATGCAAAATCAAATTTAGAAACGGTTGAAACCAGTTACAATCCCAGATTAATTGGCGAGGCACTAGTTGAATCAACCAAACAAATGGTCGATCTCATGATGATGCTGAACGCCAACGCATTCTCCTATATTCCTAAAGCTACTCTGCAAGCCAGCTTTGATATTATCAAAGCTGGTGAGGCTTACTATGCGGTAGAACATGGCGCCATTCATTCAAAAACTGTCGGTGAAAATAAATCATCGCTTCTTAACACCTATTTGATTCAAAACATTGATACAGGGCAATATTTTATTCTGAAAGCATATACAATCAACGACGACGACCAACTATTAGTAAAAATCCAGGATGAAATCAAATTACTAATAAAAGCAAAGCAATTTGTCGCGCAAGTAGACGATCGCTCTTTCAATAAAACATTTTATATCATTAAAACCTATGCGCCAGGATTAAGCTTGAAAGACGCCATGGATCAGGGCGTTGCTAAATTGAACTTTAATGAAAAAGTAGAAGTCGCTAAAAAAGTAATTGAAACCCTCATGACTTTACATCGTGACAGCAAGATCATCCATTGCGACCTCAAACTCGAAAATATCGTTTTAAATCTTGAAACGATGGAAGTACAGATCATCGATTTTGATGTTTCGCTACATATGGACGAGAATGAACAAGCTTCTACAAAAGAAATTCGCGGCACATTCAAACATCTTGCCCCTGAAATCATCGCCCAAAGCAAAGACGGCACGTATGTTTACAATAAAAAAACGGATACTTTTGCGTTGGGTGTCGTACTAGCAGAATGGCTGGAACTAGAAGATTATCTGTCTGATGATTTCGAGCAAAACGAACTTTTACTAACGCAAACCGCATCAAACTTATTTACATCCAAGCTGCTACCGCCGCAGCAAGAAACTGCATTAAAAGCCGTGCGCGGATTAATGGACCCCAATGATAGCACGCGGTTGGATTTAGCTTCGGCCTTTGAACTTCTGAGCGATAAAAAACTTAAAACCGTAGCTACGTTCTCATAA
- a CDS encoding 3'(2'),5'-bisphosphate nucleotidase CysQ, which yields MTNELKALREAVLEAGEAILGLQKTGFTVAKKANNDIVTKADLLANEILKTQLCGQFPAIGWLSEESVDDSSRLECERVWVVDPIDGTKEYAYGIPEYAISVALVEKGKPVLSAVFNPATNEFFHAIKNEGAWLNNQKIVCTPDVTSNPFLLLASRSEYKRGEWERFQQHQIKQVGSIAYKLALIAAGQGDATWSLGPKNEWDIAAGVLLVQEAQGRVTDKKKGEFIFNRHEVKVDGIIAAAATAYERIFALSEGG from the coding sequence ATGACTAATGAATTAAAAGCGTTGCGGGAAGCAGTTTTAGAAGCAGGTGAGGCAATATTGGGCCTGCAAAAAACCGGCTTTACGGTCGCAAAAAAAGCAAATAATGACATTGTTACCAAGGCGGATCTGCTGGCCAATGAGATTCTGAAAACGCAATTATGCGGTCAATTTCCCGCTATCGGTTGGCTTTCCGAAGAGAGCGTCGATGATTCTTCGCGGCTGGAATGCGAGCGTGTATGGGTGGTCGATCCTATTGATGGTACAAAGGAATACGCTTACGGCATTCCTGAATATGCCATTTCCGTCGCGCTGGTTGAAAAAGGTAAACCTGTTTTGTCAGCTGTTTTCAATCCGGCTACCAATGAATTTTTTCATGCCATCAAAAATGAAGGCGCATGGTTAAATAATCAGAAAATAGTTTGCACGCCAGATGTTACCTCAAATCCATTCTTGTTACTGGCAAGTCGATCCGAATATAAGCGTGGTGAATGGGAGCGATTCCAGCAACATCAAATCAAACAAGTAGGCTCTATTGCTTATAAGCTGGCATTGATTGCCGCGGGACAAGGAGATGCAACTTGGAGTCTGGGCCCCAAAAATGAATGGGATATTGCCGCCGGTGTTTTGCTTGTGCAGGAGGCACAAGGCAGGGTGACGGACAAGAAAAAGGGAGAATTCATTTTTAATCGTCATGAGGTAAAAGTGGATGGTATCATTGCCGCTGCTGCTACCGCTTATGAGCGTATATTTGCTTTGAGTGAAGGAGGTTAG
- the mutY gene encoding A/G-specific adenine glycosylase: MNAPIKTFQTSLLRWFDRYGRKHLPWQQNKTPYRVWISEIMLQQTQVNTVIPYYERFMQQFPDLRSLAQAQEDEVLHLWAGLGYYSRARNLHRAAKTIMEKFKGQFPDTPLALESLPGIGQSTAGAILALAFHHRAPILDGNVKRVLARFHGITTPVNEKSTESQLWELAEKHTPAKRIADYTQAIMDLGATLCTRSKPQCGRCPLMKNCSAHQQGIVDVLPIKKAVRALPVRTATFLVFKQDNCVLLQKRPPTGIWGSLWSMPEIEGKPDFERIRRFSQRQFKLTTFHHQPLESFRHTFSHYHLDIFPVIIPVKKIATKAARARQQGMEEMPQIWYNPHQPEPLGLPKPVERILRMMP; encoded by the coding sequence GTGAACGCCCCTATAAAAACTTTTCAAACGTCCTTATTACGCTGGTTTGACCGTTACGGACGCAAACATCTACCTTGGCAGCAGAATAAAACGCCCTATCGAGTCTGGATTTCTGAAATCATGCTGCAGCAGACACAGGTCAACACCGTGATTCCTTATTATGAACGTTTTATGCAGCAATTCCCCGACCTTCGCTCACTCGCACAAGCACAGGAAGATGAAGTATTACACCTCTGGGCAGGCCTCGGTTATTACAGCCGTGCACGCAATTTGCATCGCGCGGCAAAAACGATCATGGAAAAATTTAAGGGCCAATTTCCGGATACACCCCTTGCCTTAGAATCCTTGCCAGGCATCGGCCAGTCCACAGCAGGCGCCATTCTGGCGCTGGCGTTTCATCATCGAGCGCCCATACTGGATGGCAATGTTAAACGCGTACTGGCACGCTTTCATGGCATAACGACACCGGTCAACGAAAAAAGCACGGAGAGCCAACTGTGGGAGCTGGCTGAAAAGCATACACCCGCGAAACGGATTGCCGATTATACGCAAGCCATAATGGATTTAGGGGCCACCCTTTGCACCCGCAGCAAGCCGCAGTGCGGCCGCTGCCCGCTTATGAAAAACTGTTCAGCACATCAGCAAGGTATCGTGGATGTGCTGCCAATCAAGAAAGCTGTGCGCGCCTTGCCTGTGCGCACTGCCACTTTTCTTGTGTTTAAACAAGACAATTGCGTTCTGCTGCAAAAACGACCGCCTACGGGGATTTGGGGAAGCCTCTGGAGCATGCCGGAAATCGAAGGCAAGCCAGACTTCGAGCGCATACGTCGTTTTAGCCAGCGGCAGTTCAAGCTGACAACGTTTCATCACCAACCGCTTGAATCCTTCCGCCATACTTTCAGCCATTACCATCTGGATATTTTTCCGGTCATTATTCCTGTCAAAAAAATCGCAACGAAGGCAGCGCGCGCCCGCCAGCAAGGAATGGAAGAAATGCCACAAATTTGGTATAACCCCCATCAACCCGAGCCGCTTGGCTTGCCTAAACCGGTTGAACGTATATTGAGGATGATGCCATGA